A genomic region of Barnesiella viscericola DSM 18177 contains the following coding sequences:
- a CDS encoding cofactor-independent phosphoglycerate mutase, with product MKHIIVLGDGMADEPVEELGGRTPLQAAHTPAMDWLAAHGRCGRLKTVPEGYHPGSEIANLAVLGYDLDRVFEGRGSLEAASMGVDIEPGEMAMRCNLICIENGVIKNHSAGHISTAEAAELIDFLQRELDDDEVHFFRGVSYRHLLKLKGGDKRVDCTPPHDVPGTPFRDVMVRPLVPEASATADRLNDLILRSQQILPSHPVNLRRVAEGKDPANSIWPWSPGYKPRMETLAQRYGIRSGVVISAVDLIRGIGVYAGLQPVEVEGATGLYDTNYEGKVQAAIDALYAHDFVYLHIEASDEAGHEGDVALKLRTIEYLDRRVLQPLIEAVRQMDEPVAIALLPDHPTPCRVRTHTAAPVPFVIYKPGVEPDGVDCYDEFSAACGAYGSLAGDEFMKEFFRE from the coding sequence ATGAAGCATATCATTGTACTGGGCGACGGCATGGCCGACGAGCCCGTGGAAGAACTGGGGGGACGTACCCCTTTGCAGGCGGCTCATACGCCTGCGATGGATTGGCTGGCGGCTCACGGCCGCTGCGGCCGGCTCAAAACCGTGCCCGAAGGGTATCACCCGGGTAGCGAAATCGCCAATCTGGCGGTGCTGGGGTACGACCTCGACCGGGTGTTCGAGGGGCGGGGCTCGTTGGAGGCGGCCAGCATGGGGGTCGACATCGAGCCGGGCGAGATGGCCATGCGCTGCAACCTCATCTGCATTGAGAACGGTGTAATCAAGAACCACTCGGCCGGTCATATCTCTACGGCCGAGGCTGCCGAACTCATCGACTTCCTGCAACGGGAGTTGGACGACGACGAGGTCCACTTCTTCCGGGGGGTGTCGTATCGCCACCTGCTCAAACTCAAAGGGGGCGACAAGCGGGTCGACTGTACCCCGCCGCACGATGTGCCCGGTACCCCCTTCCGCGATGTGATGGTGCGCCCGCTGGTGCCCGAGGCTTCGGCTACGGCCGACCGGCTGAACGACCTGATTCTGCGCTCGCAACAGATTCTGCCCTCCCACCCCGTGAACCTGCGGCGGGTGGCCGAGGGGAAAGACCCCGCCAACAGCATTTGGCCCTGGTCGCCGGGTTACAAGCCCCGCATGGAGACGCTGGCCCAGCGCTACGGCATACGAAGCGGTGTGGTCATTTCGGCTGTCGACCTCATTCGGGGTATCGGTGTCTATGCCGGTTTGCAGCCTGTCGAGGTCGAGGGAGCGACCGGACTCTACGATACCAATTATGAGGGAAAAGTTCAGGCTGCAATCGATGCACTATATGCACATGATTTTGTATATTTGCATATCGAGGCCAGCGACGAGGCAGGCCATGAAGGTGATGTGGCGTTGAAGCTCCGCACGATCGAGTATCTGGACCGTCGCGTGCTGCAACCGCTCATCGAGGCGGTGCGTCAGATGGACGAACCGGTGGCCATTGCCCTCTTGCCCGACCACCCCACACCTTGTCGAGTGCGCACGCACACGGCAGCCCCCGTACCGTTTGTCATCTACAAACCCGGGGTAGAGCCCGACGGAGTCGACTGCTACGACGAGTTCAGTGCCGCTTGTGGGGCTTACGGGTCGCTGGCGGGCGATGAATTTATGAAAGAGTTCTTTCGAGAATAA
- the thrA gene encoding bifunctional aspartate kinase/homoserine dehydrogenase I yields MKVLKFGGTSVGSVESMSSVKQIVESCHEPVIVVVSALGGITDRLIETARVAVEGGDGYESHFRAIVERHKAMVANAVAPQKQTELLALIDPLLGELGNIFKGVSLIKDLSTKTLDTIVSYGERLSSLIVSRVVDGAAHYDARFFIKTRRQYGKHIVDFEETNKLVKRYFAELPRVAVVPGFIASDRVTGDVTNLGRGGSDYTASILATALGASQLEIWTDVDGFMTADPRVINTAYVIERLSFTEAMELCNFGAKVIYPPTIYPVFHKNIPILIKNTFNPSAPGTLISADHSHIEGKAIKGISSINDTCLITLSGMGMVGVIGINSRIFKRLAESGISVFLVSQASSENNTTFAVRNADADLAVRVLRDEFKEEIAVGEISGIEAEKELATVAIVGENMKHTPGIAGRLFNVLGRNGINVIACAQGASETNISFVIARNSLRKALNVIHDSFFLSESQVLNLFVAGVGTVGRDLLKQICKQQQRLLETKALQLRLVGIANSRKCLFDREGIDIEHCIELLDREGTPASPQKIKEEIIAMNIFNSVFVDCTASPDIAALYQSLLDHNVSVVASNKIAASGSYDSYRALKQTARKRDVKYLFETNVGAGLPIINTINNLINSGDKILKIEAVVSGTLNYIFNVVSAEVPLSQAVRMAQEAGYSEPDPRVDLCGQDVIRKLVILAREAGYRVEQSDVKKNLFIPESYFTGTLDDFWRAIPDYDATFEVYRRQVADRGRVLRFVATLDHGAVEVGLREVDSAHPFYHLEGSNNVILLTTERYREYPMVIKGYGAGAEVTAAGVFADIIGIANIR; encoded by the coding sequence ATGAAAGTATTGAAATTCGGAGGCACTTCGGTAGGTTCGGTCGAGAGCATGTCGAGTGTGAAACAGATAGTAGAGAGTTGTCACGAACCGGTTATTGTCGTGGTATCGGCCCTGGGCGGGATTACCGACCGGCTCATCGAGACGGCTCGTGTGGCCGTGGAGGGTGGCGATGGGTATGAGAGTCACTTCCGGGCCATCGTCGAGCGGCATAAGGCGATGGTGGCCAATGCCGTTGCCCCACAGAAACAGACCGAGTTGCTGGCTCTTATCGACCCGCTGCTGGGCGAGTTGGGCAATATCTTCAAAGGTGTGTCGCTCATCAAGGACCTCTCGACCAAGACGCTTGACACGATTGTGAGCTATGGCGAGCGCCTCTCGTCGCTCATTGTGAGCCGGGTGGTCGATGGGGCGGCTCATTATGATGCCCGTTTCTTTATCAAGACGCGTCGCCAGTATGGCAAGCATATCGTCGATTTCGAGGAGACCAACAAGCTGGTGAAGCGCTATTTTGCCGAGCTGCCCCGGGTGGCCGTGGTGCCCGGTTTTATCGCTTCGGACCGCGTGACGGGCGATGTGACCAATCTGGGTCGGGGTGGGTCGGACTATACGGCGTCGATTCTGGCTACGGCACTGGGCGCCTCGCAACTCGAAATCTGGACCGATGTCGACGGGTTCATGACGGCCGACCCGCGGGTCATCAACACGGCCTATGTCATCGAACGGCTCTCGTTTACCGAGGCGATGGAGTTGTGCAACTTCGGGGCGAAGGTTATTTATCCGCCCACGATTTATCCGGTGTTTCACAAGAACATTCCCATTCTCATCAAGAATACCTTCAATCCGTCGGCTCCCGGTACCCTCATCTCGGCCGACCATTCGCACATCGAGGGGAAGGCCATCAAGGGCATCTCGTCGATCAACGATACTTGCCTCATCACACTGTCGGGTATGGGCATGGTGGGGGTTATCGGTATCAACTCCCGCATATTCAAGCGGCTGGCCGAGTCGGGGATTAGTGTCTTCCTGGTATCGCAGGCTTCGTCGGAGAACAACACGACCTTTGCCGTGCGCAACGCCGATGCCGACCTGGCGGTGCGGGTGCTGCGCGACGAGTTCAAGGAGGAGATTGCCGTGGGCGAAATCAGCGGCATCGAGGCCGAGAAGGAACTGGCTACCGTGGCTATCGTGGGGGAGAACATGAAGCATACCCCCGGTATTGCCGGTCGGCTGTTCAACGTGTTGGGTCGCAACGGTATCAATGTGATTGCTTGTGCTCAGGGGGCGTCGGAGACCAACATCTCGTTTGTCATTGCCCGCAACAGCCTGCGCAAGGCGCTCAACGTCATACACGACTCGTTCTTCCTCTCCGAGTCGCAGGTGCTCAACCTCTTTGTGGCCGGGGTGGGAACCGTGGGTCGTGATTTGTTGAAACAAATCTGCAAACAGCAGCAACGGCTGCTCGAAACCAAGGCCTTGCAGCTGCGGTTGGTGGGTATTGCCAATTCGCGCAAATGCCTCTTCGACCGCGAGGGTATCGACATCGAGCACTGCATCGAGCTGCTCGACCGCGAGGGTACGCCCGCTTCGCCTCAAAAAATCAAGGAGGAGATTATCGCGATGAATATCTTCAATTCGGTCTTTGTCGATTGTACGGCCAGTCCCGATATTGCGGCGCTTTACCAGTCGTTGCTCGACCACAACGTGTCGGTCGTCGCCTCGAACAAGATTGCCGCCTCGGGCTCCTACGACTCGTATCGTGCCTTGAAACAGACCGCCCGCAAGCGCGACGTGAAATACCTCTTCGAGACCAACGTGGGGGCGGGGCTGCCCATCATCAATACCATCAACAACCTCATCAACAGCGGTGACAAGATACTCAAAATCGAGGCGGTCGTTTCGGGTACGCTCAACTACATCTTCAACGTGGTGAGTGCCGAGGTGCCGTTGAGTCAGGCCGTGCGCATGGCGCAGGAGGCGGGATACAGCGAGCCCGACCCGCGTGTCGATCTGTGTGGGCAGGACGTAATCCGCAAACTGGTGATTCTGGCCCGTGAGGCGGGATACCGGGTGGAGCAGAGCGATGTGAAGAAGAACCTCTTTATTCCCGAGTCCTATTTCACCGGGACGCTCGACGACTTCTGGCGGGCTATTCCCGATTACGATGCTACCTTCGAGGTCTATCGCCGACAGGTGGCCGACCGGGGACGGGTGTTGCGCTTTGTCGCCACGCTCGACCACGGTGCGGTGGAGGTGGGGCTGCGCGAGGTCGATTCGGCACACCCCTTCTACCATTTGGAAGGGAGCAACAATGTGATTCTGCTCACCACCGAGCGTTACCGCGAGTACCCCATGGTCATCAAGGGATACGGGGCCGGTGCCGAGGTGACGGCGGCCGGTGTCTTTGCCGATATTATAGGAATTGCCAACATACGATAA
- a CDS encoding asparaginase, whose product MSENITSVLIIYTGGTIGMVENSQTGSLEPFNFHHLLDKVPELRQLGFSISTVQFEPPIDSSEIEPDSWVKLVHIIADNYDLFDGFVVLHGTDTMAYTASALSFMLENLNKPVILTGSQLPIGMLRTDGKENLITAIEIAAAKNAHGEPLVPEVCIFFGNHLLRGNRTTKISAESFNAFVSTNYPPLAQVGVHIHYDENQIARVTRKPLRPHYLMNTNIVVLKLFPGISEQTVRSILNIPGLKGVVLETFGSGNAPVKEWFLNLLKEAVDKGIVIVNVSQCMGGTVQMSRYGTGSKLENAGVVSGYDSTTEAVLTKLMFLFGHKYPSKVVKENMNCSLSGEITLPLHN is encoded by the coding sequence ATGTCTGAAAATATAACATCGGTTCTCATCATCTACACCGGTGGTACCATCGGAATGGTTGAGAACAGCCAGACGGGAAGTCTCGAACCGTTCAATTTTCACCATCTTCTCGACAAGGTCCCCGAGTTGCGACAACTCGGTTTCTCCATCTCGACCGTACAATTCGAGCCCCCCATCGACTCGTCCGAAATCGAACCCGACTCGTGGGTAAAACTGGTACACATCATCGCCGACAACTACGACCTCTTCGACGGCTTTGTCGTGCTGCACGGTACCGACACAATGGCCTACACGGCATCGGCCCTGAGCTTCATGCTCGAGAACCTCAACAAGCCCGTCATTCTCACCGGCTCGCAACTGCCCATCGGCATGCTGCGCACCGACGGCAAAGAGAACCTCATCACCGCCATCGAAATCGCCGCCGCCAAAAATGCCCACGGCGAACCGCTGGTACCCGAGGTGTGCATCTTTTTCGGCAACCACCTGCTGCGGGGAAATCGCACCACCAAAATCAGTGCCGAGAGTTTCAACGCCTTTGTATCGACCAACTACCCACCGCTGGCCCAAGTGGGCGTACATATCCACTACGACGAGAACCAGATTGCCCGCGTCACCCGCAAGCCACTGCGCCCCCACTACCTGATGAACACCAACATCGTGGTGCTGAAACTCTTCCCCGGCATCTCGGAGCAGACCGTTCGCTCCATCTTGAACATACCGGGGCTGAAAGGGGTCGTGCTCGAAACCTTCGGCTCGGGCAACGCCCCGGTCAAAGAGTGGTTCCTCAACCTGCTCAAAGAGGCGGTCGACAAAGGCATCGTTATCGTCAACGTGAGTCAGTGCATGGGCGGCACCGTGCAGATGAGCCGCTACGGCACGGGAAGCAAGCTCGAAAATGCCGGCGTCGTGAGCGGATACGACAGCACCACCGAGGCGGTACTCACCAAACTGATGTTCCTCTTCGGTCACAAATATCCCTCGAAGGTAGTCAAGGAGAACATGAACTGCTCCCTCAGCGGCGAGATTACCCTCCCGCTACACAACTAA
- a CDS encoding DUF1648 domain-containing protein: MKRFWSEVPALFFLLASWGVGVWIQLDNRAEVPLHFNARGEVDRWGAASTALLLPSIALVLYGLLTWLQRHPRWCNYSVEITDANREPVYRQMSHIVGRIKTLVMCLFLYITMGVAQMVAVSLFLILIFALAILLIIVAGWSQMGKNK; encoded by the coding sequence ATGAAACGATTTTGGAGTGAGGTGCCGGCGCTGTTTTTCCTGCTCGCCTCATGGGGTGTAGGTGTGTGGATACAGTTAGACAACCGGGCCGAAGTGCCCCTGCACTTTAACGCCCGGGGCGAAGTGGATCGTTGGGGTGCGGCCTCGACCGCGCTCCTGTTGCCCTCGATAGCCCTGGTGCTGTATGGGCTGCTCACCTGGTTGCAGCGTCACCCCAGGTGGTGCAACTATTCGGTCGAGATAACCGATGCGAACCGGGAGCCGGTCTATCGCCAGATGTCGCATATCGTTGGCCGCATCAAGACTCTGGTCATGTGTCTTTTCCTGTATATTACAATGGGTGTGGCACAGATGGTGGCTGTTAGCCTTTTTCTGATTCTGATTTTTGCTTTGGCAATTCTACTCATCATCGTGGCCGGCTGGTCGCAGATGGGTAAAAACAAGTGA
- a CDS encoding FAD:protein FMN transferase, with the protein MDRRYARSWVAIVLFLIVFLVVSAVRRCDRNIYQYDEGLIFGTFYHITYRSDESLAEAIKQQLLRFDGSLSPFNDTSLITRVNQGVPVETDAWFEHVFAASQQVYRRTGGAFDPTVSPLVNAWGFGFKKGIFPDSVQVDSLLAHVGMNKLSLENHRVVKSDSLVTLNFSAIAKGYACDVIGQLLTDRGIDDYMVEIGGEMVVRGRNPEGKPWRVGVNRPTIEGGEAGTIEEVLQMTGGGLATSGNYRNYRVVDGKRIAHTIDPVTGYPVQHSLLSATVLAPDCMTADAYATAFMVMGLERSRALVDSLPGVEALFLYQNPTDTARIDCWVTPGMQKLIVKR; encoded by the coding sequence ATGGATAGACGATATGCCCGTTCGTGGGTAGCCATAGTTCTGTTTTTGATAGTCTTCTTGGTGGTCAGTGCGGTGCGCCGTTGCGACCGCAACATCTACCAGTATGACGAAGGTCTTATTTTCGGTACCTTCTACCACATCACCTACCGGTCGGACGAGTCGTTGGCCGAGGCCATCAAGCAGCAGTTGCTGCGGTTCGACGGCTCTCTGTCGCCCTTCAACGATACCTCGCTCATCACGCGGGTCAACCAGGGGGTGCCGGTCGAGACCGATGCGTGGTTCGAGCACGTCTTTGCCGCCTCGCAGCAGGTCTATCGCCGCACGGGCGGAGCCTTTGACCCCACGGTATCGCCGCTGGTCAATGCCTGGGGATTCGGCTTCAAGAAGGGGATATTCCCCGACTCGGTGCAGGTTGACAGTCTGCTGGCCCATGTGGGCATGAACAAGCTCTCGCTCGAGAACCATCGGGTGGTCAAGAGCGACTCGCTGGTGACCCTCAATTTCTCGGCCATCGCCAAAGGATATGCCTGCGATGTGATAGGGCAACTGCTCACCGACCGCGGTATCGATGACTACATGGTCGAAATCGGTGGCGAGATGGTGGTGCGCGGCCGCAACCCCGAGGGGAAGCCCTGGCGGGTAGGGGTGAACCGTCCGACCATCGAAGGGGGTGAGGCCGGGACTATCGAAGAGGTGTTGCAGATGACCGGGGGCGGATTGGCCACCTCGGGCAACTATCGTAACTACCGCGTGGTCGACGGCAAACGCATTGCCCACACCATCGACCCGGTGACGGGCTATCCCGTGCAGCACTCCCTGTTGAGTGCCACCGTGTTGGCCCCCGACTGCATGACGGCCGACGCTTATGCCACCGCCTTTATGGTGATGGGCTTGGAGCGCAGCCGGGCGTTGGTCGATTCGCTGCCGGGAGTAGAGGCGCTCTTCCTCTACCAGAACCCCACCGATACGGCCCGCATCGACTGCTGGGTAACTCCCGGTATGCAGAAACTGATTGTGAAGCGATAG
- a CDS encoding manganese efflux pump MntP — protein sequence MDSFAVSLTSGVLLKPFKWRRVLKIACFMALFQGAMPLIGWSLGIGFKSYIEDYDHWVAFGVLLFLGAKMIWEGWPRKNEEEPCCMDPSDTRTLIGLSLATSIDALAVGISFAFLNLSMVLPTIVIAGVTFVFSVAGLWVGRQFGRHIHSYAEVLGGVILIGLGVKILLEHIYF from the coding sequence ATGGACAGCTTTGCGGTGTCGCTGACGTCGGGCGTGCTGTTGAAGCCCTTCAAGTGGAGACGTGTCTTGAAGATTGCCTGTTTCATGGCGCTGTTTCAGGGAGCCATGCCGCTTATCGGCTGGTCGCTGGGTATCGGGTTCAAGAGCTATATCGAGGATTATGACCACTGGGTGGCCTTCGGGGTGTTGCTCTTCCTGGGCGCGAAGATGATTTGGGAGGGCTGGCCCCGCAAGAACGAGGAGGAGCCCTGTTGCATGGACCCCTCGGATACGCGCACCCTCATCGGGCTGTCGCTGGCTACGAGTATCGATGCGCTGGCGGTGGGCATCTCGTTTGCCTTCCTCAACCTGTCGATGGTTCTCCCCACGATTGTCATTGCTGGTGTCACTTTTGTATTCTCGGTAGCCGGACTGTGGGTAGGCCGTCAGTTTGGTCGTCACATACACAGCTATGCCGAGGTGCTGGGCGGTGTGATACTCATCGGTCTCGGCGTGAAAATTCTGTTGGAACACATCTATTTTTAG
- a CDS encoding RNA polymerase sigma factor, giving the protein MQEYNEDIVVEQLQNPATVRQAFAQVVARYSQPLYWQIRKMVLSHDDANDLLQNTFLKAWGSIEYFRGDAKLSTWLYRIAVNETLTFLAKEREQRNLKADDADDFLLLNIESDDYFDGDRAQRLLQEAIVQLPEKQRLVFNMRYFDEMKYEEMSEIMGTSVGALKASYHHAAQKIEKYLHEHI; this is encoded by the coding sequence ATGCAAGAGTATAACGAAGATATTGTCGTCGAGCAGTTGCAAAATCCGGCCACGGTGCGGCAGGCTTTTGCCCAGGTCGTGGCCCGGTACAGCCAGCCTCTGTACTGGCAAATCAGGAAGATGGTGCTTTCGCACGACGATGCCAACGATTTATTGCAAAATACCTTTTTGAAGGCCTGGGGCAGTATCGAGTATTTCAGGGGCGATGCCAAACTCTCGACCTGGCTCTACCGCATTGCCGTGAACGAGACGCTCACCTTCCTGGCCAAGGAGCGGGAACAGCGCAACCTCAAAGCCGACGATGCCGACGATTTCCTTCTGCTCAATATCGAGAGCGACGACTATTTTGACGGCGACCGGGCCCAGCGGCTGTTGCAGGAGGCCATCGTGCAGTTGCCCGAGAAGCAGCGGCTGGTCTTCAACATGCGCTACTTCGACGAGATGAAGTATGAGGAGATGTCGGAGATCATGGGTACCTCGGTGGGGGCCTTGAAAGCCTCGTATCACCATGCCGCCCAGAAGATAGAAAAATATTTGCACGAGCACATTTGA
- the zupT gene encoding zinc transporter ZupT encodes METNSILLAFLLTMIAGLSTGVGSLIAFFAKRTNTKFLSAALGFSAGVMVYISFMELMPEAVGMLGQQMSARMSHITMLLAFFAGTSFIALIDFLIPEDENPHEVHRVEELADRQRLRRTGVMLALAISIHNFPEGLATFASALGNLDVAIPIVIAIAIHNIPEGIAVSVPIYQATGSRKKAFWYSLLSGMAEPVGALIGFLFLLPFWTPLIHALLLAFVSGIMVFISFDELLPGAEKYGHHHYGIGGVITGMAVMAFSLLLFL; translated from the coding sequence ATGGAAACGAACTCGATACTCCTGGCCTTCCTGCTCACGATGATTGCCGGCCTCTCGACCGGCGTGGGAAGCCTCATCGCCTTTTTTGCCAAACGCACCAACACCAAGTTCCTCTCGGCCGCCCTGGGTTTCTCGGCCGGGGTGATGGTCTACATCTCGTTCATGGAGCTGATGCCCGAGGCCGTGGGCATGCTGGGCCAGCAGATGAGCGCACGCATGTCGCACATCACCATGCTGCTGGCCTTCTTTGCCGGCACCTCGTTCATCGCCCTCATCGATTTCCTCATTCCCGAGGACGAGAACCCGCACGAGGTGCACCGGGTGGAGGAGCTGGCCGACCGGCAACGACTGCGTCGTACCGGCGTGATGCTGGCGCTGGCCATCAGCATACACAACTTCCCCGAAGGGCTTGCCACCTTCGCCTCGGCCCTGGGCAACCTCGACGTGGCTATCCCCATTGTCATCGCCATCGCCATTCACAACATACCCGAAGGTATCGCCGTCTCGGTGCCCATCTACCAAGCCACGGGCAGCCGCAAGAAGGCCTTCTGGTATTCACTGCTCTCAGGCATGGCCGAGCCGGTGGGCGCCCTCATCGGGTTCCTCTTCCTGCTCCCCTTCTGGACCCCCCTCATTCATGCCCTGTTGCTGGCCTTCGTCTCGGGAATCATGGTCTTCATCTCGTTCGACGAGCTGCTGCCCGGTGCCGAAAAGTATGGTCATCACCACTACGGCATCGGCGGGGTCATCACCGGCATGGCCGTCATGGCATTCAGTCTGCTCCTCTTCCTGTAA
- a CDS encoding TonB-dependent receptor encodes MRKFLLPALGLLVPLASAANPLPASTDSLGNRIYNLNAVTVISNPKWESKLLEFPGAITYLDAEDLDQKSIRSVKDISTLVPNLFIPDYGSKLISSAYIRGIGSRINSPAVGLYVDNIPYLDKSAFDFDFTDIAHIEVLKGPQGTLYGRNTMAGLVSIKTISPLDKQGTKVKLSFGNYNLWGVSASTSQKVTDNLAIAANARYRSNDGYFENQYTHETSGSTRSGGGRIQIDWRVNPQWRLSLSGDFESSDQQGYPYASYDKTQGIVGDISYNDEASYRRNLLTSGFSAQYLHDRFIFTSTTGYQYLDDDMHLDQDFTPLSIFTLQQEQKMHAVSQEFAIKSHKGKRWEWVGGLFGFYQDINTLGPVDFRQQGIDLLITKQTNDQLAALKQNPALAGMPDITVAIDNPNLYIDGSYKTPTYGAAAFGQATLNRIFTDGLSATVGLRVDYERARIYHHTHATSPLSGNAHVAINAGGRPITIDQPFALPLGIDGRESMETLELSPKFELKYTLGTRSFIYASATRGYRSGGYNFQMFSNLIQAQIRSSMMSELMKSMGGSMGGGGNTGSNQSGSSAMPATGSSSTDVNSAISYKPEHSWNYEIGGRSQLIDHRLFADLSLFYIDCRDQQIAAVSGYGRVTKNSGRTASYGLEAALRAIPVDRLMLSASYGYTHATFREYNDGENDYKGHFVPFAPAHTLALSGAYTQPIDRQHDVTFELQYLGQGKIYWTEANDVAQNFYGLLNASVLFTGKYADIKLWGKNLLNRHYQAFYFETMNAENLSSPNSFVQEGRPLTFGVDITFHF; translated from the coding sequence ATGAGAAAATTTTTGCTCCCGGCCTTAGGGCTCCTCGTTCCGCTGGCGTCTGCGGCCAATCCCCTCCCGGCCTCGACCGATTCGTTGGGAAACCGCATCTACAACCTGAACGCAGTCACCGTCATCAGTAACCCCAAATGGGAATCGAAACTGCTCGAATTTCCCGGCGCCATCACCTACCTCGACGCCGAAGATCTCGACCAGAAGAGTATCCGCTCGGTGAAGGACATCTCGACCCTCGTGCCCAACCTCTTTATCCCCGACTACGGGTCGAAGCTCATCTCCTCGGCCTATATCCGGGGCATCGGGTCGCGCATCAACTCGCCGGCCGTGGGGCTCTATGTCGACAACATTCCCTACCTCGACAAGAGTGCCTTCGACTTCGATTTCACCGACATCGCCCACATCGAGGTACTGAAAGGTCCGCAGGGCACGCTCTACGGCCGCAACACCATGGCCGGGCTGGTCTCCATCAAGACCATATCGCCCCTCGACAAGCAGGGCACCAAAGTCAAACTGAGTTTCGGCAACTACAACTTGTGGGGAGTATCGGCCTCGACCAGCCAGAAGGTTACCGACAACCTGGCCATCGCCGCCAATGCCCGCTACCGTAGCAACGACGGCTATTTTGAGAACCAGTACACCCACGAGACGAGCGGCAGCACCCGCTCGGGCGGAGGCCGCATACAGATAGACTGGCGTGTCAATCCCCAATGGCGGTTGAGCCTCAGCGGCGACTTCGAGAGCAGCGACCAGCAGGGATACCCCTACGCCTCCTACGACAAGACCCAAGGCATCGTCGGCGACATCAGCTACAACGACGAGGCTTCGTATCGCCGCAACCTCCTCACCTCGGGATTCTCGGCCCAGTACCTCCACGACCGGTTCATCTTCACCTCGACCACCGGCTACCAGTATCTCGACGACGACATGCACCTCGACCAGGATTTCACCCCCCTCTCCATCTTCACCCTGCAACAGGAACAGAAGATGCACGCCGTTTCGCAGGAGTTTGCCATCAAGTCGCACAAGGGTAAACGGTGGGAATGGGTAGGAGGCCTCTTCGGTTTCTACCAGGATATTAACACCCTGGGGCCCGTCGATTTCAGACAACAGGGCATCGACCTGCTCATCACCAAGCAGACCAACGACCAGCTGGCGGCACTCAAACAGAATCCCGCTTTGGCCGGAATGCCCGACATCACCGTCGCCATCGATAACCCCAACCTCTACATCGACGGCTCCTACAAGACGCCCACCTACGGCGCAGCGGCATTCGGGCAAGCCACGCTCAACCGCATCTTCACCGACGGGCTCTCGGCCACCGTGGGGTTGCGCGTCGACTACGAGCGGGCCCGCATCTACCACCACACCCACGCCACCTCGCCGCTCTCGGGCAATGCCCACGTGGCCATCAATGCCGGAGGCCGCCCCATCACCATCGACCAACCCTTCGCCCTGCCGCTGGGTATCGACGGCCGCGAGTCGATGGAGACGCTCGAACTCTCACCCAAATTTGAACTGAAATACACCCTCGGCACCCGTAGTTTCATCTACGCCTCGGCCACCCGGGGGTACCGCTCGGGGGGATACAATTTCCAGATGTTCTCCAACCTCATTCAGGCACAGATTCGCAGCAGCATGATGAGCGAACTGATGAAGAGCATGGGGGGCAGCATGGGGGGCGGCGGCAACACCGGCTCCAATCAATCCGGCTCGTCGGCCATGCCGGCTACCGGCAGTAGCTCGACCGACGTGAACAGCGCCATATCCTACAAGCCCGAACACAGCTGGAACTACGAAATAGGCGGTCGCTCGCAACTGATCGACCACCGACTCTTTGCCGACCTGTCGCTCTTCTACATCGACTGCCGCGACCAGCAGATTGCCGCCGTGAGCGGCTACGGCCGGGTGACCAAAAACTCGGGACGCACCGCCAGCTACGGCCTCGAAGCCGCCCTGCGGGCCATTCCCGTCGACCGACTGATGCTCTCGGCCAGCTACGGCTACACCCACGCCACCTTCCGCGAATACAACGACGGGGAGAATGACTACAAGGGCCATTTCGTCCCCTTCGCTCCGGCCCACACTCTGGCCCTCTCGGGAGCCTATACCCAACCCATCGACCGCCAGCACGACGTCACCTTCGAGCTGCAATACCTGGGACAGGGCAAGATATACTGGACCGAGGCCAACGACGTGGCCCAGAATTTCTACGGTCTGCTCAACGCCTCGGTTCTCTTCACCGGGAAATATGCCGACATCAAGCTGTGGGGCAAGAATCTGCTCAACCGCCACTACCAGGCCTTCTACTTCGAGACGATGAACGCCGAGAATCTCTCGTCGCCCAACAGTTTCGTACAGGAGGGACGTCCCCTCACCTTCGGGGTCGACATCACCTTCCATTTCTAA